In Deinococcus psychrotolerans, the genomic window ATGGGCTGGCCCGCCTCTGGGTCGCCTCCACCTTTGAAAAAATCGCTCACAAAAACAGCCGCCTTCCGATTCGCAGCAGCGTCGCGCCTTCCGGGATGGCCTGCAAAAAGTCGTCACTCATGCCCATGCTCAGTTCGCTGAGTCCCAAATCGGCGGCGTGCCTCGCGGTCTCAGCGAACACCCGCTGGGCCGCTGCGAGGTCGCCGTAAGGAGCCATCACCATCAGGCCGCGCACTTCTAAACCCGTCTGCACCGCTGCATGGTACAGCGCTTTGAGATGCTCGGGAGCGACGCCGTGCTTTTGCGCTTCGCCGTTGTGCAGTTGCAGCAGCACGGCGGGCGCGTGGCCCCACTTGTGGGCGGCCTCGGCAATCGCCTCAGCTTGCCACGCTTCTTCCAGGGTATGCACCAAGCTGACTGGCTCAAGGTACTTGATTTTGTTGCGCTGCAAAGGCCCGATAAAGTGCCACTCCAGCGGCCCGAAGCGCTCTTGCCAGCCGAGTTCTTCAGCCTGGCGCACCTTGTCGCGCAGGTCTTGGCCCCGGTTCTCGGCCAGCATGATCGGCGCGGGCAAGGCTCGGCCAGTCAGAATCTTTTCCTCGATGCTCTCCAGACTCTGCCCTTTGCTGACCACCACCAAGCGGGCGCTCTCAGGGGCCCGGCCCGCTTGCTGCGCCGCGCTGCGAATTTCGGATAAGACTTGGTTCAGGCTCATTTGTAGATTAGTCTATGGGAAGCGCCGCAGTACCGTAAAAAATGTATGGTGGATTGCCTTGAGAACCTGTTCACTTTCTGCT contains:
- a CDS encoding YggS family pyridoxal phosphate enzyme — protein: MSLNQVLSEIRSAAQQAGRAPESARLVVVSKGQSLESIEEKILTGRALPAPIMLAENRGQDLRDKVRQAEELGWQERFGPLEWHFIGPLQRNKIKYLEPVSLVHTLEEAWQAEAIAEAAHKWGHAPAVLLQLHNGEAQKHGVAPEHLKALYHAAVQTGLEVRGLMVMAPYGDLAAAQRVFAETARHAADLGLSELSMGMSDDFLQAIPEGATLLRIGRRLFL